CCTGTTGAAGCGATCTTCGTCGTGCTCGAGGAAGAGGTCCTTGTAGTTCTTCATGGCGACGGAGGCCACGCGTGTGTACACCACCTCGCCCCACGCGCGCGCCGAGATGAAGATCTCCGGGAGCTTGAGGGCATGGCGCAGCGGCAGGTACGCGTCCTTGCGGAGGCGCTCGCGCACGCGGTAGGCATAGTACGCGTCCGGCAGGTCCTCGGCAAGATCAGGCGCTGAGCCTTTGGGGAACAGGCGGCGTGCAATGGCCTCGCAAATGAGCGTGGAGCGGTCATAGCAGCTGTCGATCGACGGGCACCATTTTCCGGCGAGCGAGAGGTCGATGTTGCCATCCGAGAGCTTCTTCATGTCCTCGGCGAGGAGGTCGGCGAACACGTCGGCCGTCATGTCGTGCAGGAGGCGGTAGTTCGGGTCCCGGGCGTACCTCTCGACGGCTCTCGCCGCTGCATCCGCGCGCTTTTTCCTGCGCTCGACGGCGGCCTGGGCGGCCTCCTCCTGGTCGCGCTTCAGGCTGGCAGCAATGAGCGCCTCGCTAGTACCCCCGTACATGGACTCTTCCGCGTCTTCGCTCCACTGCTTCTTTGGTGTCCTGGCGGTGGTGGCGACACCGCCATGGATGATGCGGTGGAGGATCTCGGGGAGGTCCTTGAGGTATCCGAACTCGGCGACCGGGCGCGCGTTGAGGGCGAGCGTGGCGGGGTGGGAGCCGTGCATCCAGAGCGCGGCGGCGTAGAACCCCTCCCGGTCGGACTTGCCGGTGCCGCGCACGCCGCGGAGGTTGCAGGCGAGGTGGAGCGCGGTGGTAGGATCGGCGGCCCAGGCGTTTGCGAGGAGAGATGAAACAGTCTCGGCCGGGGTGTCGGGAACGACGTGGAAGAAGAAGTCGAGGCAGGGGTCACCCGAGGTGGCGAACGTCGGGGAGTTGTTCTCCGTGCGCGTCTTCGCCGGCAGCGCCGGGGCAGGCTTGTTGAAGTTGG
The sequence above is drawn from the Triticum aestivum cultivar Chinese Spring chromosome 7A, IWGSC CS RefSeq v2.1, whole genome shotgun sequence genome and encodes:
- the LOC123149431 gene encoding LOW QUALITY PROTEIN: uncharacterized protein (The sequence of the model RefSeq protein was modified relative to this genomic sequence to represent the inferred CDS: substituted 2 bases at 2 genomic stop codons) codes for the protein MAAAAAAAACRRAVSYTLRGPPAESLAATVAAAATGDQFVDLLDANFNKPAPALPAKTRTENNSPTFATSGDPCLDFFFHVVPDTPAETVSSLLANAWAADPTTALHLACNLRGVRGTGKSDREGFYAAALWMHGSHPATLALNARPVAEFGYLKDLPEILHRIIHGGVATTARTPKKQWSEDAEESMYGGTSEALIAASLKRDQEEAAQAAVERRKKRADAAARAVERYARDPNYRLLHDMTADVFADLLAEDMKKLSDGNIDLSLAGKWCPSIDSCYDRSTLICEAIARRLFPKGSAPDLAEDLPDAYYAYRVRERLRKDAYLPLRHALKLPEIFISARAWGEVVYTRVASVAMKNYKDLFLEHDEDRFNRYLTDVKSSKEKIAAGALLPHEILKSAYDKDEVADLXXKRMVEDLLALGKLNNCLAVCDVSGSMNGLPVDVCVALGLLLSELCDEPWPHRVITFSEKPQLHHISGDTLAEKTRFIREMEWDMNTDFQAVFDQLLRVAVAGKVPPERMVKKVFVFSDMEFDQASSRPWETDYEAITRKYSEAGYGDAMPQIIFWNLRDSDSVPVTAHQKGVALVSGFSKNMVKLFLQGEYILSPRAVMEKAIAGPEYQKLVVFD